CTGACCCCGCTCATCTTGATTTCTGGTCATGGCTGGTCCTCGTCCTCCTCCTGATTGCCGTCACCGCGGCGGTGCTGGCCTTCGGCATCAGGGAGATCGGGCGCCTGCGGACCGAAAAAATCCCCGACAGATAGACGGTCCGCACAGAAGTGATATATAAAACAGAGACGAGAGTGGCCTTCATGGAAACCGGAATCATGTGGTATCCTCTTCTGGCTATTGGAATCCTGATCTTCGCCGCCGGGTGCACGACGACGCCGACAGACACGTCACCGCCGGCAACGATACCTCTCCCGGCGGAGACGGTGCTCACCCCCCGCCCCGCCGCATCCTCTGACCTCCCGAACTTCGACTATGCGGCCGTCCCGCTCCTCTCCCCCGGCGACACCGACTGGATGACGACGAACGCCTCCTATGTCACCCGGACCGCCCTCAGGGACGAGACGGCGCGGGCGATGTACCTCGGCGGCGGCACCATCGGGGGCGTGCTCCTCTCCTGCCATCCGACGCCCTTCCCCTCGTCGGGGGACGGGTGCGCCCTGGCGCTCAGGATCGCAAACGAGACGGTTGTCGTCGACTTCCTGGTCGATGAAGAGAAAGGGCGGGTGGTCTCGACCGTGACCGAAAGATAACGGAACGGATATATTACGCCACTCTCATCAATGATTTGATGGACCCGGTCGATGTCGTCCTGACAAAGGACGCGTTCGTGGCTCTCGCATCAGAGTCCAGGCTCAGGATGCTGAAAGACCTGAATGTACGCAGGATGACGATCGCCGAGCTTGCCGCCGACCTTCGCCTGGCAAAGTCCACGGTCCACCATCACCTCCGCATTCTCGTCGAGGTCGGATTTGTCGTCGCCGAGGATGAAGGCCATGCCTGGGTATACTATGCCCTCACCCCGGAGGGGCGTGCTCTTCTCTCTCCCCGTGACGGCGTCAGGATCAGGATACTCCTCGTCACCGCACTGCTGATGTTCGTCGGCGGGATCTGTGCCCTTATGAATTCTCTGACAGTTTCATTGCCCCCGGAAGATCCCGTACCCCCCATGATGGGCGGCGGCGGTCCCCCTTTGATAGGAGGCGGAGGACTTCCCGTGCAGGAGGTGCCCCTGTGGGACATGCAGTGCGTCGGGATGGTATTGATGCTGATTGGCAGCGCCCTCGGGGCATACGCATATGTGAAGTGGCGAAACAGCGGTGCGGCGGTGCGTGTCCCTGGCCCGGAAGATGAAGGAGTCGCGTAGCCCTCTCCGAGGGTGTCGATCCGTTCGACCGGAATCGAACGCTTTCCCCGGTTTCATGGCATCCTCCGTGAAAAACATCCGGGGTAAGGGAATGAGAAGAAGAAAATATTCTGACATCAGCGTCCTGGTCCCGGCGTGCTTCAGGAGGGAACACCTCTCATGAAAGGGAGGGTAATCGCCGGCGCCATTGTTCTGGTGTTCTTGCTGGTGATCGGTGCGGCATGCATCTGCCTGTCGGGTGTACCAGCACAGACCTCTCTCTCCGCACCTGAGCAGAAAACCGGGGCTCACACCATCGCCCTGATGCCGGACGAGGAGGATGACATTCCTCTGACCGACGACACCGAACTCGCCGCGTTTGCCCGCGGCGAGATGAACAGACTCGGCATATTCCAGAATGAAC
The Methanofollis sp. DNA segment above includes these coding regions:
- a CDS encoding winged helix-turn-helix domain-containing protein codes for the protein MDPVDVVLTKDAFVALASESRLRMLKDLNVRRMTIAELAADLRLAKSTVHHHLRILVEVGFVVAEDEGHAWVYYALTPEGRALLSPRDGVRIRILLVTALLMFVGGICALMNSLTVSLPPEDPVPPMMGGGGPPLIGGGGLPVQEVPLWDMQCVGMVLMLIGSALGAYAYVKWRNSGAAVRVPGPEDEGVA